One segment of Longimicrobiales bacterium DNA contains the following:
- a CDS encoding putative glycoside hydrolase gives MKHRWSMLLPAAILLACAEAPADRAGMIPAQAADATRPAGHHAGAGRDSAGSAAAGDSLELDAAPGGLAVAATTQELNAAGRSAGDVRGGAPAQIRGIYLNAYAAGSARRLPALLALADTTELNAFVVDVKDEKGIHYRSTLELPTALAQPGEQTIRNLSAFVDTLHAHGIHAIARIVVFKDPILSRARPEWSIRTPEGELWVDKAGNTWVSAWESAVWDYNLSIAEEAARAGFDEIQFDYIRFPEPYPSLPDQVHPRAAGTRTEAIVAFLELARERLHPLGAIVAADVFGLSPNDGRDINIGQQWEDVLAAADHVLPMVYPSHYLPTHLPGVKTPNRMPYETVYKSVGAGMVRAQRLADSGVAPARVVPWLQAFDAPWIDKEYSYGPEQAKAQIDALYAVGVDDWIFWHPGSRYEHLSAAFDRTTAARAKAFEPPQDLIDFADRIDAAGARAARERVSGTAPGSAQ, from the coding sequence ATGAAGCACAGGTGGTCGATGTTGCTGCCCGCCGCGATTCTGCTGGCATGCGCGGAAGCGCCGGCGGATCGCGCCGGGATGATCCCCGCGCAGGCAGCGGACGCGACGCGCCCGGCCGGGCACCACGCCGGCGCGGGCAGGGACTCGGCGGGCTCTGCCGCGGCCGGGGATTCGCTGGAGCTCGATGCTGCTCCCGGCGGGCTTGCCGTCGCTGCCACGACACAGGAGCTGAACGCCGCCGGTCGCTCCGCGGGCGATGTTCGGGGAGGCGCGCCGGCGCAGATCCGCGGCATCTACCTGAACGCGTACGCAGCCGGCTCCGCACGCCGGTTGCCGGCGCTGCTTGCCCTCGCGGATACGACCGAGCTGAATGCGTTCGTCGTGGATGTGAAGGACGAGAAGGGCATTCACTACCGCTCCACGCTGGAGCTGCCGACCGCGCTCGCGCAGCCGGGCGAGCAGACGATCCGGAACCTGTCGGCGTTCGTGGATACGCTGCATGCACACGGCATCCATGCGATCGCGCGGATCGTCGTGTTCAAGGACCCGATCCTGTCCAGGGCGCGGCCGGAATGGTCGATCCGCACGCCGGAAGGGGAGCTGTGGGTAGACAAGGCGGGCAACACCTGGGTGAGCGCGTGGGAGTCCGCGGTCTGGGACTACAACCTGTCGATCGCCGAGGAGGCGGCCAGGGCCGGCTTCGACGAGATCCAGTTCGACTACATCCGCTTCCCCGAGCCATACCCGAGTCTGCCGGACCAGGTGCACCCCAGGGCGGCGGGCACGCGAACGGAAGCGATCGTCGCGTTCCTCGAGCTGGCGCGGGAGCGGCTGCATCCGCTCGGGGCGATCGTCGCCGCCGACGTGTTCGGGCTTTCGCCCAATGATGGTCGCGACATCAACATCGGGCAGCAGTGGGAGGACGTGCTGGCCGCGGCGGACCATGTGCTGCCCATGGTGTATCCGTCGCACTACCTCCCGACGCATCTCCCCGGAGTGAAGACGCCGAACCGGATGCCCTACGAGACGGTGTACAAGAGTGTCGGCGCCGGCATGGTGCGCGCGCAGCGGCTGGCGGACAGCGGAGTCGCGCCGGCGCGCGTCGTTCCCTGGCTGCAGGCGTTCGACGCGCCGTGGATCGACAAGGAGTACAGCTACGGGCCGGAGCAGGCGAAAGCGCAGATCGACGCGTTGTACGCGGTGGGCGTCGACGACTGGATCTTCTGGCACCCGGGGTCGCGCTACGAGCACCTGTCCGCAGCCTTCGATCGCACGACTGCCGCGCGGGCAAAAGCATTCGAGCCGCCACAGGACCTGATCGACTTTGCCGACCGGATCGATGCGGCGGGGGCGCGTGCAGCGCGCGAACGCGTGAGCGGCACGGCCCCGGGATCGGCACAGTAG
- a CDS encoding protein-methionine-sulfoxide reductase heme-binding subunit MsrQ, giving the protein MLWAVCLIPAARLAIDAFAGSLGANPIETLTHETGRAALLILIATLAVTPLRRITGQHWLIRVRRPLGLFAFFYALLHFTIYVVLDQFFAWDYIVEDIVERPYITVGFTALVLLVPLAVTSTRGWIRRLGRNWGRLHMLVYPATALALLHFYWKLASKSDVRDALAYGAALALILGVRAIIALERRRRHSRA; this is encoded by the coding sequence GTGCTCTGGGCGGTCTGCCTCATTCCGGCCGCCCGCCTGGCAATCGATGCGTTTGCCGGCAGCCTCGGCGCCAACCCGATCGAGACACTGACCCATGAGACCGGTCGCGCCGCGCTGCTCATCCTGATCGCCACCCTTGCCGTCACACCGCTGCGTCGCATCACGGGACAGCACTGGCTGATCCGCGTGCGCCGACCGCTGGGACTGTTCGCGTTCTTCTACGCGCTGCTGCATTTCACGATCTACGTCGTGCTCGACCAGTTCTTTGCGTGGGACTACATCGTGGAGGACATCGTGGAACGACCCTACATCACGGTCGGCTTCACGGCGCTGGTGCTGCTCGTGCCGCTCGCAGTCACCTCGACGCGCGGATGGATCCGACGGCTCGGCCGCAACTGGGGGCGGCTGCACATGCTGGTCTACCCGGCCACAGCGCTCGCGCTGCTGCACTTCTACTGGAAGCTGGCGTCCAAGTCCGACGTGCGCGACGCGCTTGCCTACGGAGCCGCGCTCGCGCTCATCCTCGGCGTGCGCGCCATCATTGCGCTCGAGCGACGCCGGCGCCACTCTCGAGCGTGA
- a CDS encoding GMC family oxidoreductase encodes MSVQRSEPAGVDRLPRRARATLHAAARRIVPAAYIEDESAAELETSLDQRVAALDQHSLSRLHVALALLGARLASLIACGSPRPFHALAPQQQDTALRRWEHARGALQRGVFQAVRRLVLGSWYALPRAQQQIGYLGPYHLRGPRFPWEGPLAGTTRDDEPVLRGALQPQLDLPLALTGVRSARTVDAAVLRADACVIGSGAGGGVAAARLAEAGFDVIVLEEGGYLAPAELDEDEGRMTARLYADGGARLTDDGAFALLQGRTLGGGTTVNWMLMLEPPARVLDEWEHAHGASLLGASSLAPALAHVGGEVHARLVPEDAHDRGNRIILDGAARLGWSASAARINAKGCIRTGLCGLGCRYHAKQSTLAVYLPRAARAGARILTDVRAERIELRERGGRAPLKRIHATIAQGDTRRALAIDAPIVVLAAGAVGTPVLLQRSGLGGDGVGDWLRLHPTTAVAGVYPETIYQAAGIPQSSLCTEFHDIDDGYGTWIECPPFLPALAAVATPGFGSEHARRMSRFTHTAALIVLTRDGHETGVSNGSVRVRRNGAVSISYSAREHEWKLLRIGMRAAARLHLAAGATEVLTVHNEIPPLRSEGDLEWMEAASMQPNRLSLFSAHVNGTCRIGTDPAASGCSPDAERWGVPGLYVVDGSILPTAPGVNPQWTIMAAASVIAGRIAERHRSRSSGTHGAG; translated from the coding sequence GTGAGCGTCCAACGTTCCGAACCTGCTGGCGTCGACCGCCTGCCGCGGCGTGCACGCGCGACGCTGCATGCGGCCGCGCGGCGCATCGTGCCGGCGGCGTACATCGAGGACGAGTCGGCCGCGGAGCTCGAGACGTCGCTGGATCAGCGTGTCGCGGCGCTCGACCAGCATTCGCTCTCCCGGCTGCACGTTGCGCTGGCGCTCCTCGGTGCACGCCTCGCTTCACTGATCGCCTGCGGCTCGCCCCGGCCGTTCCATGCGCTGGCACCGCAGCAGCAGGACACCGCCCTGCGTCGCTGGGAACATGCACGGGGTGCGCTGCAGCGCGGCGTCTTCCAGGCCGTTCGTCGCCTCGTCCTGGGAAGCTGGTACGCCTTGCCGCGTGCCCAGCAGCAGATCGGCTACCTCGGCCCCTACCATCTGCGCGGGCCGCGCTTCCCCTGGGAGGGGCCGCTCGCAGGTACCACCCGGGACGACGAGCCGGTGCTGCGCGGCGCCCTGCAGCCGCAGCTCGACCTGCCGCTCGCATTGACCGGCGTTCGCAGTGCACGGACGGTCGACGCCGCCGTGCTGCGTGCGGATGCGTGTGTCATCGGCAGTGGCGCCGGGGGCGGAGTCGCCGCAGCACGCCTGGCCGAGGCCGGCTTCGACGTCATCGTCCTCGAGGAAGGCGGCTACCTCGCGCCGGCCGAGCTGGACGAGGACGAGGGGCGCATGACCGCCCGCCTCTACGCGGATGGCGGGGCACGGCTGACGGACGACGGTGCGTTCGCACTGCTGCAGGGCCGCACCCTGGGCGGCGGCACGACCGTGAACTGGATGCTCATGCTGGAGCCGCCGGCTCGCGTGCTGGACGAATGGGAGCATGCGCACGGTGCATCGCTCCTCGGCGCCAGCTCACTCGCGCCCGCTCTCGCGCACGTCGGCGGGGAGGTGCACGCGCGCCTCGTGCCGGAGGATGCCCACGACCGCGGCAACCGCATCATCCTGGACGGCGCTGCGCGGCTCGGCTGGAGCGCTTCGGCCGCCCGCATCAATGCAAAGGGGTGCATCCGCACAGGATTGTGCGGACTCGGCTGCCGCTATCACGCCAAGCAGAGCACGCTGGCCGTGTACCTGCCTCGCGCTGCGCGTGCGGGTGCCCGCATCCTCACCGACGTGCGCGCGGAGCGCATCGAGCTGCGCGAGCGCGGCGGCCGCGCGCCGCTGAAGCGCATTCATGCGACAATCGCGCAGGGTGACACGCGACGCGCACTCGCCATCGACGCACCCATCGTCGTCCTCGCCGCCGGCGCGGTCGGGACGCCGGTGTTGCTGCAGCGCTCCGGACTCGGCGGCGACGGCGTCGGGGACTGGCTCCGGCTGCATCCGACAACGGCTGTCGCCGGAGTCTACCCGGAAACGATCTACCAGGCCGCGGGCATCCCGCAGAGTTCCCTCTGCACGGAATTCCACGACATCGACGACGGCTACGGCACCTGGATCGAGTGTCCCCCGTTTCTCCCCGCACTCGCCGCGGTAGCCACGCCGGGCTTCGGCAGCGAGCACGCTCGCCGCATGAGCCGCTTCACCCACACGGCAGCGCTGATCGTGCTCACGCGTGACGGCCACGAGACCGGCGTCTCCAACGGGAGCGTGCGCGTGCGCCGCAACGGCGCAGTCAGCATCTCGTACTCGGCACGCGAGCACGAGTGGAAGCTGCTGCGGATCGGCATGCGCGCAGCAGCACGTCTGCATCTCGCCGCCGGTGCCACCGAAGTGCTGACGGTGCACAACGAGATCCCGCCGCTGCGCTCCGAGGGGGACCTCGAGTGGATGGAAGCGGCTTCGATGCAGCCGAACCGGCTCTCACTCTTCTCGGCGCACGTCAACGGCACCTGCCGCATCGGCACGGACCCCGCCGCGTCCGGCTGCTCCCCGGACGCGGAGCGGTGGGGCGTCCCGGGGCTCTACGTGGTCGACGGGTCGATCCTGCCGACCGCACCCGGCGTCAATCCGCAATGGACGATCATGGCCGCGGCATCGGTGATCGCCGGCCGGATCGCGGAACGCCATCGCTCCCGGTCCTCCGGGACGCACGGGGCCGGCTGA
- the msrP gene encoding protein-methionine-sulfoxide reductase catalytic subunit MsrP, translating into MLIRRPPDVASSEITPESVYLDRRRFLGAAVGAIAVSSCNRDEGEAQTVAEAQEELTPWESVTTYNNFYEFGTGKEDPSRNAHTLQTRPWSIAVEGHVAKPAVYDLEDFIAPHTLEDRVYRLRCVEAWSMVIPWRGFPLRDLITRVEPTSKARFVEFTTLHAPEQMPGQRVPILDWPYVEGLRLDEAMHPLTLMVTGLYGRDLPNQNGAPLRLIVPWKYGFKSIKSIVRMRFVETQPVSSWMAANPREYGFYANVNPDVDHPRWSQARERRIGELRRRETTLFNGYGEQVASLYSGMDLRRNF; encoded by the coding sequence ATGCTCATCCGTCGACCTCCCGACGTCGCTTCCTCCGAGATCACTCCGGAGTCGGTGTACCTGGATCGCCGCCGCTTCCTCGGCGCCGCCGTCGGCGCAATTGCCGTCTCCTCCTGCAACCGTGACGAGGGTGAGGCCCAGACGGTGGCAGAGGCGCAGGAGGAGCTGACGCCGTGGGAATCGGTAACGACCTACAACAACTTCTACGAGTTCGGCACCGGCAAGGAGGACCCCTCGCGGAACGCGCACACGCTGCAGACGCGGCCGTGGTCGATCGCCGTGGAGGGGCATGTTGCGAAGCCGGCCGTGTACGACCTCGAGGACTTCATTGCACCACACACGCTCGAGGATCGCGTCTACCGGCTGCGCTGTGTCGAGGCCTGGTCGATGGTCATCCCGTGGCGTGGCTTTCCGCTGCGCGACCTGATCACACGCGTGGAACCGACGTCGAAAGCCAGGTTCGTCGAGTTCACGACGCTGCACGCACCCGAACAGATGCCCGGCCAGCGCGTGCCCATCCTCGACTGGCCGTATGTCGAGGGGCTGCGCCTCGATGAGGCGATGCATCCGCTGACCCTGATGGTCACCGGCCTGTACGGCCGCGACCTGCCGAACCAGAACGGCGCGCCGCTTCGTCTCATCGTCCCGTGGAAGTACGGCTTCAAGAGCATCAAGTCGATCGTCCGCATGCGCTTCGTCGAGACGCAGCCGGTCTCGTCGTGGATGGCTGCGAACCCGCGCGAGTACGGCTTCTACGCAAACGTGAACCCCGACGTCGATCACCCGCGCTGGAGCCAGGCGCGTGAGCGTCGCATCGGCGAGCTGCGGCGGCGGGAAACCACGTTGTTCAACGGCTATGGAGAGCAGGTCGCGTCGCTCTACAGCGGCATGGACCTGCGCCGCAACTTCTGA